The following is a genomic window from Chryseobacterium ginsenosidimutans.
CAATGTTGTGGCCGTAGATATCCTGGCTTGATCTTCCGTGACCTCTTCTGTCATGCGTTACAACTCTGTAGCCTTTCTGTAAAAAGAAAATAACCTGCGCATCCCAATCATCCGATGATAATGGCCATCCGTGGTGAAACATTAATACTTGTCCTTTCCCCTGATCTTTGTAGAAAATTTCTGTCCCGTCTTTTAATTGTAGTGTACTCATTGTTTTTTGATTTTTTGTTAATTAATATTAAGTTCATAACATTAATTACAAAAGTTCACCCACAATCATCAATGTATTGATTTACAATAATTTAAACAAATACAAACAAAGAATAAAATTACGATATATCGTAATTTTATTAAACCTATTATGAAAATTTATGTTTTTGATTAGTAAAATGATTTAATTAAACATTACATAATGCTTAATTTCTTAAAGTACAGGTAATATTTTTTCAGCTCAGAAAGCAAACGCTGAATTTTTTTGATAATAAAAAATGCCAGATGACTTTGGTGGCATCTGGCATTGTTATATCTTATTTAACTATGAAAAATCGTAATTTTATAATTTTCCATTTAAACTTTTTGTATCAGTAAAAGGCTTTGTTTGATTATTTATTTCTGTAATGTAAAAGCGGAAGATTTTTCAATATTTCTGCACTTTGTTCCGGTGTGATGTCTCGTTGCGGTTCTGCCAGCATTTCATAACCGACCATAAACTTTTTCACTTCGGCGCTACGAAGCAATGGCGGATAAAAATGCATATGAAAATGCCATTCCGGATGTGGTTTTCCATCCGTTGGTGATTGGTGAATTCCTGCAGAATACGGAAAAGAAACATTAAAAAGATTGTCGTATTTTATGGTTAAATTTTTAATAATGTCAGCCAATGAAAGTTTTTCAGAATCAGAAAACTCAAGAATATTTTCTGCTTTTCTTTTGCTGATAATCATCGTTTCATAAGGCCAGACTGCCCAAAACGGAACGACAGCTACAAAATCCTCATTTTCAAGAATAATTCTTTCTTTCATTTCCAGTTCTCTTTTTACATAATCTTCCAAAAGAGAGCATCCATTTTTTTCAAAATATTTTTTCAGATTTTCCTGCGTTCTCAAAACCGTCGACGGAATTGATGACTGTGCCCAGATTTGTCCGTGAGGATGCGGATTGCTGCATCCCATCACACTTCCTTTGTTCTCAAAAATCTGAACGTGATTGATGTAATCTTCAGCTCCCAAACCTTTATATTGTTCCTGCCAAACATCTACCACTTTTTTGATATCGTCAACTTCCATTTCCGGTAAAGTGAGACTGTGATTGTCTGAAAAACAAATAACCCTGTTAATTCCCCGTTCTGGTTTTAATGAAAAAAAATCTGACTTCTCATCAGAAAATTGAACATTATCTTTCATCAAAGAACCAAAATCGTTGTCAAAAACATAAACACCTTTATAATCCGGATTTCTTTCACCATTGACACGTACATTTCCGGAACACAGGTAACAATTCGGGTCGTGATCGGGAAGTTTTTCTTCGGTTACTTTTTCGGTCTGCCCTTGCCAAGGACGGTTTGCTCTTTGAGGTGATACAAGAATCCACTCATCCAAAAGCGGATTGTATCTTCTGTGAGGATGTTTTTTTTGATCAAATGACGAATTCATTTCTTTTGTATTCATTAATTCCATCCGATATTTTTACATGGTACACTTTCATTTCGATATCAAAATCTGCTTTGTATTTTGCGCTTATTTTTTCAATGACTTCATTCACATTTTCATCTTTAATGAGATTGATGCTGCAACCACCGAAACCTCCTCCCATTATTCTTGAGCCCAAAACTCCGTTTTCCTTTAAAGCTACTTCTACCAAAAAATCGAGTTCTTGACAACTCACCTCAAATTCTGTGGAAAGCCCGGAATGCGTTTCGGTAAGAAGCTTGCCCAGATATTCTGCATTACCTTCCGACAAAGCTTTGGCTGCTTTTTCAACTCTTTTGGTTTCTTTTAAAATATACAGGCATCTCTTGTAAGATCTCTCTCCTATTTCCGCCCTCACTGTATCAAGCATTGAAAAACTGAAATCTCTGAATTTTGCTATTTCAGGGAATTTTTCCCACAATACTTTTTTACCGTTATCGACATCTCTTCTCCTGTCGTTGTAGCCGGAAGTGAGGTGCGTGTGTTTTACACAACTGTCGAAAAGAACGAGACTGTAACCTTCGATATTGGCTTCAAAATACTGATGCTCCAGAGAATTGCAATCAAGCATGATCACTTTATGTTCTTTGCCGAAAACGGAAGCAAACTGATCCATAATTCCGCACTTTACACCAACAAAAGTATGTTCAGATTTCTGACCGATGAGTGCCAATTCTTTTTTAGATAAATTTAAATCAAAAATCTGGTTGAGAATAAAAGCAAATCCGCATTCCAGAGCTGCCGAAGACGATAAACCGGAACCCATCGGAATTGTACTGCTGAAAGCAATCTGCAAACCGCCAATCTTTTTCCCGCTTTCCTGTATAGCATTAAAAACACCCAACAAGTAATTGACCCAAATCTGCGAAACCGGAATTTGTTTTTGATTGATATTAAAACTAAAAGAATCGTCAAAATCTTTGGCAAAAAAGGTACACGTTTCCGAATCATCAACTTTCTTTACAGCAAAGCAAATGTATTTGTCAATAGCTGCAGGAAGCACAAAGCCATCGCTGTAATCGACGTGTTCACCAATAATATTAATTCTTCCGGGAGCCAGAAAAATATTTTCCAGTTCCGACTGAAAGAAAGCCTTAAATGCCTCTGTTGTATAATTGATTAATTTCTCCTTCATAGATAACTGCAATTTATGCTTTTAAATCTTTTTGCTACAAATACACGAATAAAAATATTATTTCCTGTAAAAGAATTTCGTGTATTTGTGGAAAATTATATTAAAATTGATAATTATTTCAATAAATATCGTGTTGCAAATAATTATTTCATTTTTTGTGAATCTTTGATAAACTGCTCGAGACCGCTGTCCGTCAAGGGATGATTGAGCAATGACAAAATCGGAGGCAACGGACACGTAACGACATCGGCACCAATTTTCGCACAATTGATGATGTGCATACTGTGTCTTACAGAAGCTGCTAAAATCTGCGTTTCATATCCGAAATTATCAAAAATAGTTCTTATTTCTTCTATTAAATTCAAGCCGTCTGTAGAAACATCATCCAGTCTGCCCAGAAAAGGTGAAACGTATGTTGCTCCTGCTTTTGCTGCCAAAAGAGCCTGTCCGGCAGAGAAAATCAAGGTACAGTTTGTTCTGATTCCTTTTTGGGAAAAATATTTGATGGCTTTGATTCCGTCTTTGATAATGGGAACTTTTACCACAATCTGCGGATGCAATGCTGCCAACTCCTCTCCTTCTTTGATCATCTCTTCGTAAGTAATTCCGATAACTTCGGCACTTACGTCACCATCTACAATATTGCAGATTTTAAGGTAATGATTCAGGATATTTTCTTTTCCGGAAATCCCTTCTTTTGCCATCAGCGAAGGATTGGTTGTAACGCCATCCAGAATACCCAAAGCATTGGCTTCTTCAATCATAGAAAGATTGGCTGTGTCTATAAAAAATTTCATAAAATGATGTTTAATTCTTTTAAGTGTTAAAAATACACTTAACTAGCGAGATAAACAATTTTAAATTAATTTATTTTGACTGAAAAGTATTATTCCATTACATAATTAAACTCTTTGCGGTATTGGGAAGGGCTTTTTTTGATATATTCTTTAAAAGTCTTATTGAAATAGCTGAAATTATTAAAACCGCTTTCAAAACAAACATCTGTAATGCTTAAAGGTTGTTCGGCAAGCAGTTTCAGAGAATGAGTAATGCGGTATTCATTAACAAATTGTGTAAAGGTTTTGTTGGTGATTTTCTTGAAATAACGGCAAAAAGAAGGCACTTTCATATTCGCAAGAGAAGCTATTTCTTCCAAGGTAATCTGTTCTTTAAAATGATCTTTTACATAATTAAAAATATGATTAATCCTCTCATTATCTTCTACCTGAGTTTGCAGATAATATTTTCCTGCATTGAGAATTCTGTAATCATCTGTAACAGAAAGGTCGTGCAGAATTTCTAAAAACTTCAAAAGCTTTTCTAAGGATTCTGACTGATGCATCTGAGAAACTTTTTTTCTCATTGCTTTTTTTACATCGTCACCAAATACCATTCCGCTTTTTGATTTTTCGAGCATGGCATGAATTTTTTTCATTTCAGGATTTTCCCAAATCTTTTCACCCAAAAAATCAGGTTTAAACTGAATTACCATTTCGTAATCATTATTGGTATTCTCGTTGGTTAAACCGCAATGTGGCAAATTACTGCCAATCAAAACCAAATCACCCTCAGTAAAGTAAGAAATATTACTTCCTATCTGCCTTTTGCCTGAACCACCTTTTACCAAAATCAATTCAATCTCAGGATGATAATGCCAAACGTGCGATTTGATATTCTCATTTTTCTGAAACTTTAGACTCGTAAAACTGCTTCCTATATTAGGATTGATAGCTTCAAATGCAGGACTGTGATGTTTCATAATTTAATTCTCAATCAAAGTTATAAAATAATATTTACAAAATTAACTGTTAACATTTAATTAATATACAATCTAGGTTAATATAGAACATAAATATGAAAATTATATTCTAAAATTCAACAGAGAAACACTATACATTTGCAGTATCAATATCAGTAAACATAAAACACTTTTATTATGAATAATCTATTAAAAATCAGTCTATTTGTTGTGTTTCTTTTAACTTCGGCAGATGTAATGAGCAAGGACAGAGACTTTTCTGTATCATTCGGAAATGTAAATTCTAAAACCCTGAGTTTTGAAGTAAACAACGCACAAAATATTTCTCTATTTGTATACAATGATAACGAGGGAGAAATATATTCTGAGAAGATAGGAGATCAAAATTTTATTTCGAAATCATATAATCTTGAGACTTTAACAGACGGAACATATTATCTGGTTGCAGAATCTGATTATAAAATTGAAAAATATAAAATCAGTATTCAAAATAAAAATTTGATGGTTGAAAAAACTCCGGTAACAGAAATCAACAAGCCCGAATTTACGATCAATGACAATATCGTAAAGCTGAGTATGGAAGGCATAGAAGGTTCTGTAAATATTTCTGTTCAGGATTTTTCTGATAATGTGTATTACAGTGAAACTAAATTTGCAAAAGACGGCAAACTAAATTTAACTTTCAAACTTGATCCTAAAACATCTTCAAGCTATATCATTGCAGTAGAAAAAGGCGGAAATATATTCAGCAAAGTTATTGCTCTCAAATAATACATATCCATATATTAAAATCAGCTCTTTCTTTTCGGAAGAGCTGATTTTTTAGTTATGATGTCCCATATTGAGTTTAATCTTCTTCAGATCTTCCAGTTCATGAACCGATCGCTCAATTTCGTAAGGAATCGTCAGTTTTGAGAACGTCTGAAAATACAATAAACATGCATCTTTCCACCAGACAGCATCTTTAGCCTGAATTTTCAGCTTTGCCTGAACCTCTGCAAATCTCTGCTCATCAATATAAGGCTGCATTTTGTCCCAGGTTTTCTGATATTCCCGTACATTTTTTACACCTGTATCATATTTAAAGCATAATTCTTCCCACAAAGTCTTTCCGTCTTTCATCTGATAATCCCACGGAACATGATGAAACCACAGAAGCAAATTTTCAGGGCAGGTTTTGATATTTCCATAGGTTTCATTTAATGGTGGAAAATATTGGGAAACGGCATTACTTCCTGTTTTTGTCCTGTCGAATCCTATTCCATTTGCATCAGCTTTGTGATAATACACCGGCGACCAATCGGGTCTTCCGCCTTTGTAATCTCCCCAAGGTTCGGGTCCGTAATGATGTGTTCCTGCAAAAATGTGGTGAAGACCAAGAGGCATCATATAATCGACCGCTGTTTCCCTAGAAGACAGCATCATTTCTTTTACCGGATTCAGGAAATTTTTATCATTTGTGAAAGTCATTTTAATCCATTCGTCTGCAATTTGTTCAGAAGTTAATTCATGATTCCACGCCAAACGCCCGAATGCATACCAATTGGCTTGCGCAAAAAGATGTCCGGTCCAGTTTTCATCTTCCCCGATATTGGCAACTGCAGAAATTGCCGTTAATTTTGCATGCCTCAACGTTCCATCCGTGATTTTTGAAATCGTAGAACCTTTACCATCAGAATACGTGTCACTGTCTAAAGTTTCTTTAAATAAAGGAGCTAAATAAACCAAATGATTGTTTTGCCCTAAATATTCCTGAGTAATCTGAAATTCTACCATTTCGGAAGTTTTCTTTAAAGCTCCAAAAAGTGGATTGAATGCTTCACGAGGCTGAAAATCAACAGGTCCGTTTTTAATCTGAATAATCACATTATCCCTGAATTTCCCGTCCAAAGGAACAAATTCCAAATAAGCCTGTTTTGCACGGTCTTCTTTACTCGGACTGTACACGAAAGCTCTCCACATCACGATTCCGCCATAAGGTTTCAACATATCTGCCATCATATTGGCACCGTCGGCATGAGTTCTTCCGTAATCCTGCGGTCCCGGCTGTCCTTCCGAATTGGCTTTTACCAAAAATCCTCCGAAATCAGGAATCAATTTATAAATTTCTGATGCTTTTTCTTTCCACCATTGCTGAACATTTTTATTCAACGGATCAGAATTTTCCAATCCGCCAAGAACTTTAGGCGAAGAAAAATTGACTGATAAATACACTTTAATTCCGTAAGGCCTGAATAGATCTGCCAAAACTTTTACCTTCTGCAGATAATCAGTTCGAAGCATATTGGGTGAGGCATTTACATTATTTAAAACAACAGAATTGATCCCGATTGAGGCATTAGCTCTTGCATATTCTTCGTATCGAGGCGAAATTTTATTGGGTAAATCTTCCCATTTCCAAAGCGAATGTCCGGCATAACCGCGCTCAATGGTTCCGTCCAGATTATCCCAATGGTTGAGAATTCTGACATCATATGAAGGTTTTTCTGTAATGTTCAGGTTATTAATATCAGCTTTTGTCTGTTGAAGCCTTAAAATATGATACACTCCGTACAGCAAACCGCTTTCCTTGGCCGCAGAAATAATAATTTTTTCTGAACTTGATTTGATGGTATAGCCTTCTTTCAGATTTTTTAAAGATTTTTCTGTCCGCAATTCTACCGTCTGACCCCGCCAATAATTCATCAATTCTTTTTTAGCAATTTCAAGCGTCGGATTTTTACTTTTAGAAATGATTTTATCGGCAGAAATTCCATTTTTTACGTTGGGAAAACGAAGCCAGAGCTTACTTCCGCTTTCTGCGAAAAGGATTAATGGAAATAGTAGAAATATAACGATGTAAGATCGGAAATTATGCATTGGAAAATGTTTAAGCTGTTTATTTAAGTTTTGAGTAAAGCCAATTTCTTTCTGATGATTTATTCATCCAAACCTTCAATCTTTTTGAAAGTTCCGTCTTCGTTGTATTCCAATTCTACGACTTTCATGCTTCGAAGCCAGGTTCTTCCACCACTGGGAACTGAATCATGGAAAAATAAATACCATTTTCCTTTAAACTCAACAATGCTGTGATGCGTCGTCCAGCCAACAACGGGAGTCAAAATCACGCCTTGATAGGTGAACGGACCGTACAGATTGTCACCAATCGCATAGCACAAAAGATGGGTATCACCTGTGGAATAAGAGAAATAATATTTCCCGTTGTATTTGTGCATCCAGGAAGCTTCGAAAAATCGGTTTTCATTGCCGTGAAGCAAAGGATTTCCGTTTTCATCAAGAATCAACACATCTTTTGGTTCTTCCGCAAATTCCAGCATATGATCGCTCAACAAAGCCACTTTTGAAGGAATTGCAGGTTCATCATTTTCAGGAATTACGGCAGATTCCAATGCTTTGTTATTTCTGTAACGTTGCAATTGTCCGCCCCAGATTCCGCCAAAATACATATAATGTTTTCCGTTTTCCTCGAAAATACACGGATCGATGCTGTAACTTCCCATCATCGGATGTTTTTCAGGAATAAATGGACCGTAAGGTGTATCGCTTACGGCAACTCCGATTCTGAAAATATCATTTTTATCTTTTAAAGGAAAATACATATAATATTTCCCGTTTTTGAAGGCCACATCACAATCCCAAAGCTGTCTTCCCGACCATGGAATATCTTTGACGGAAAGTGCAACGCCATGATCTGTAATTTCTCCGTTTTCAACATCATCTAATGAAAAAACATGATAATCATTCATATCGAAATGATCGCCGTTGTCGTTTTCTTCAATTCCGCTTTCTCTGTCGTGTGAGGGATATATGTATAATTTCCCTTCGAAAACGTGAACGGATGGATCTGCCATGAAGTCTTTTGGGAATAGATATTTTGATTTGTTCATTTTAATTTAGATTTTAGATACTCGATATAAGACTTTTTCAATTAGAATTATCTTGTTTCTGTCAGTTTAATAATTTTATCAACAACTGGTTTTGTTTTGTATTGGCGGTCAAATAGTAACGGATAATCTGTTCTGCCTTTGATCGGAAAATCGTTTTTCCAGGATTGATTATCGGTTACGCCCCATAATGTGACTCTTCGGATGTTATTTTTCTGTTTTAAAAATAATTTAAAGAAATCTAGATATCGGTTTTCCCATGTTGTCTGAACATCCATAGGAAGTCCGTTTTTGTAGGGATTCATTTTCTCGTCGTAAGCTACTTTATCAGAGATATTTGCGGAAGTTCCCCAAGGCGAAGGCAATGCACTGATCTCCAATTCTGTAATATTTACCTTAACCCCGGTTTCTGCATAGGCAAGAATTGCTTTTTCGTATTCATCGATGGAAGGTGTATTCATTCCGACGTGAGCCTGCATTCCTACTCCATCAATCCGGATTCCTTTTGATTTAAAATCTTTAACCAATTGCGTTACTGTTTTTACTTTTCCGGGATGCCATTCGTTATAATCGTTGTAATACAATTCTGCATTCGGATCTGCTTCCTGAGCGTATTTGAAGGCTAAAGGAATAAATTCTTCACCCAAAATTTCGTAAAATTTAGACTTTCGGTAAGAACCGTCTTCCATAATGGCTTCATTCACAACATCCCAACCTTTTACTCTGCCTTTGTATCGGGAAACTACCTTTGTAATATGGCTTTTCATCCTTTGCTTTAAGACTTCAGGAGAAACATTTTTGCCGTTTTTATCAACAAAAAACCAATCCGGAGCCTGGGAATGCCAAATTAAAGTATGACCAATGATGAACATTTTATTTTTTTCTCCAAACTCAACAAATTTGTCTGCATCATTAAAGAAAAACTGCCCTTCCTGAGGCTGCAGATACATACTTTTCATACAGTTTTCCGCAACAATGGAACTGAATTGGTTTTTAATAATCTCAACCGATTTCACATCCGTTCCGTGAATCTGCGGGAGACTCATTGCTGTTCCGATGTAGAATTTATTTTTAAATGCATTTTTAAGGGAATCGTTGGAAGTTGTTGTGCTTGCTGTTGTACACGAGACTGTTAAGGTTAAAATTCCTAATAATGCTATTATTTTTTTCATAACTAACTTTTATTTTTTAAACGCTAATTCACTTTCAATTTTTCAATCAGCCTTGTCAAGGTTTTTTTAACACGCCGAATTGCACGCAGCCCGGCTTGAACGGAGCTCTTTTTGTGGAGCAAAGCGGAACAAAAAAGCGGGAGTGGAAGACGGAAAAGCTGCCCAAATTTTTATTATATTATTAGTCTTTCACTTTTCTTCTTTCTTTAAGGTCACGCTCAATTTCGATTTCTTTTTTCTTGTTGATTTCATAAAAAAAAAGCAATCCGCACGCTAAAAAAAACGGAATGGACGGAAATACGCTGACCAGCATTTTTGCTCCTACTGAAACGGTTTCTGGCTGTACCACATTGATTGCTCCTTCTGAGGAAATATAACCGTATTTACCGATAATCAGGGCAACTAATGAGCTTCCGATGCTTAAACCTACTTTCAAACCGACCATCATTGCAGAGAAAATAATTGCTGTGGCTCTACGGTTGTTTTTCCATTCGGAAAAGTCGGCCACGTCGGCAATCATTGCCCATAATAAAGGAGTTCCTATCCCGTAAAAGAAACCGTGTAAAATCTGAGACAAAAACATTAATCCAACCGATTTTGGAGGATAAAATATGAATGCCAACACAAATAACGTGGATATAAATAATGAAGCGATGAATGCATCTCTTTTGCCATATTTGTCTGCAAATCTTTTAGAAAAAGTAATTCCGACAATCATCATGATGATTCCGCCTGCATTAAACAGTCCGAAACCTGCAGAACGAGGATCTTCTCCAAAGAAATTCATCCCGATGGAATTAAAGAAATTGGTAATTGGCGATATAAAGTGTTGAAGCGAAGATTCGTCTACATAATTATTAAAATAATAGACATATGAACCGCCTTTCATTGCCAATGTAATGAAAATCAAAGCCGTAACTACCAACATGATAATCCAAGGCTTGTTTTTCTTCAAGTCTTTTAAATCAGCTCGTAAAGTAGATTCCTGCTCCGGTTTCGGGATCACTCTTTCTTTGGTTGTGAAGAAGGTTATGAGCAACATTACTGTTCCTATAATTGCCAGCCACGTCATTACAACCTCGATTCCTGCTGCTTTATCGCCGTGTCCTGCAGACAAAATAATCGGCAGCATAAATACCTGAACGAAGAACTGCGCAAACATTACCGCCACAAAACGATAGGAAGAAATACTGTTTCTTTCCCCCATATCTCCGGTGATAACACCACTCAAAGCGGCATAAGGCAAATTATTGGCTGCATAAAGCAATAGCAAGAAAGAGTAAGTGACCGCTGCATAAATCATTTTACCTTTATACGAAAAATCGGGCGTGCTAAACGCAAAAAGTGCCGCCGCACCCAGCGGAATTGCAGAAAGTAAAATCCACGGACGGAATTTTCCCCATTTTGTACGCGTTCTGTCTGCTAAAGCACCAACAATAGGATTGAATACAAACCCAGCCAATAAGCCGACTGTAAGTGTGATGATAGATGCGTCTTCCGGTTTTAATCCGTAAATATCTGTGTAAAAGTAAGCTAAATACGTCACCAAAGTCTGGAATACCAGATTGGCGGCTAAATCTCCTAAGCTGTAGCCGATTTTCTCAACGACAGATATTTTTTGAGATGAATTGTTCATATGATTGATTAATTTTTTTTATTCTGTTGTGAAAGGCGATGCCGGAAGTCCGGTTTTGTTTTTCAGATTTCCATTTGGGTTGTCTGCCCAGTCATATCTTACTGAAATTGGATTTAAAATAGTATCATTCCAGACAAAGATTTTATTGCCTTCCATTTTTGCTTTTGCCCACTCGTATTTTCCGTCTTTTCCTTTGATAGCGAAGCCTTTCAATTCTGAAACCGTTGCAAAATCATCAGTTCCATTTTTAAAGGAAAGAACGATTTTATTTCCTTCCACTTTCATCGACTGATAAATTGGTCCATCTGCGATAATATTTTTTTTATCGGCGACTTTTAATGCCTGCAAAGCCAATCTGTATCCGACTGTTTTTTTGTTTAAAGGATGAATATCGTTCCATTCTCCTGCATCAATGATTACGGCAATTCCGGTGTTCGGAACTTTAAGCGAAACCTGACGCTGTTGTTCTCTCAGTTCTGCCCAATTGCTTTTCACAGGCTGCGATTTTGGTTCCATAAAATTAGCTAACTGTACCGTGAAGAAAGGCATATCTTTTTGGTTCCATTTATTTCGCCAATCCAGAATCATTGTTGTTAATAAATCTCCATATTCTTGCGGTTTCCCGGTATTGCTTTCGCCCTGATACCAAATGGCACCTTTGATGTTGTAATTGATAAGAGGGTTAATCATCGCGTTGTATAATCCGGTCGGTTTCCAGCGGATAAAGGTTTGCCCGGGAGCCATTTTTCCCATTTTGGTACCGATTTTATATTTCCATTCGGTTTTCAGATCAATTTTATTTCCATCAATTTCAAGATAATACGGTTTGTCGGCAATGAACTGACCTTTTCCGCTTCCATTGGTAATTCTTACGGCGATCACATTTTTTCCTTCTTTTAAAACACCTGCCGGAACATCGTACCAACGCGGAGGATATTCGTAGGTTACATTTCCTACTTTCGTTCCGTTGATGTATGTTACATCAGCATCTTTTATCCTTCCTAAATTTAAAAATGAGGCTTTTCCTGCCTGATTTTTTGTTAAATTAATCTCTTTTCTGAACCAAACCGAACCTTCAAAAGAACCTTCCTTGTCTTCCCACGAACCGGGAACTTGCATTGTTTTCCAATCAGAATCATTTAGATCAAAATTTCCCCAATGTTGGTTGAGTCCGATATCATTTTGGTCCAATTCTGCATACCAAGCTTTGCTCAAGGCCTGTTCACCAGATTCTGTAGATTTTATCAGCTCATCATTTTGCCATTTTTTGGCTTCGTCCAGATATTCCGGATATTTTTTCAAAGATTTTTCGTCCATCCAAGCCTGAATCGGAGAACCACCCAAACTGGAATGGATAATTCCGACTGCTACATTATTTTTCTGACTCAATTCTTTAGCGAAGAAATAAGCAACACCCGAAAAATTAAGAATGGTTTGCGGATTTGTCGCTTCCCATTTTCCGCCATCAAGTTCGGTCTGAGCTGATTTAAAATTATATTTCTGCGGAACCGTAAAAAATCTGATGTTCGGGTTATTCGCATTTTTGATTTCGTCAG
Proteins encoded in this region:
- a CDS encoding MFS transporter; translated protein: MNNSSQKISVVEKIGYSLGDLAANLVFQTLVTYLAYFYTDIYGLKPEDASIITLTVGLLAGFVFNPIVGALADRTRTKWGKFRPWILLSAIPLGAAALFAFSTPDFSYKGKMIYAAVTYSFLLLLYAANNLPYAALSGVITGDMGERNSISSYRFVAVMFAQFFVQVFMLPIILSAGHGDKAAGIEVVMTWLAIIGTVMLLITFFTTKERVIPKPEQESTLRADLKDLKKNKPWIIMLVVTALIFITLAMKGGSYVYYFNNYVDESSLQHFISPITNFFNSIGMNFFGEDPRSAGFGLFNAGGIIMMIVGITFSKRFADKYGKRDAFIASLFISTLFVLAFIFYPPKSVGLMFLSQILHGFFYGIGTPLLWAMIADVADFSEWKNNRRATAIIFSAMMVGLKVGLSIGSSLVALIIGKYGYISSEGAINVVQPETVSVGAKMLVSVFPSIPFFLACGLLFFYEINKKKEIEIERDLKERRKVKD
- a CDS encoding sialate O-acetylesterase, which produces MKNRIFFKILILLISSLCISFNAKIKLPALVSDGMILQRNQKLNIWGKADAGEKVEVKFLNKKYNTNADQTGNWKITLPEQKAGGPYTMTINEITLKDILIGDVWLASGQSNMELPMRRLTPLYADEIKNANNPNIRFFTVPQKYNFKSAQTELDGGKWEATNPQTILNFSGVAYFFAKELSQKNNVAVGIIHSSLGGSPIQAWMDEKSLKKYPEYLDEAKKWQNDELIKSTESGEQALSKAWYAELDQNDIGLNQHWGNFDLNDSDWKTMQVPGSWEDKEGSFEGSVWFRKEINLTKNQAGKASFLNLGRIKDADVTYINGTKVGNVTYEYPPRWYDVPAGVLKEGKNVIAVRITNGSGKGQFIADKPYYLEIDGNKIDLKTEWKYKIGTKMGKMAPGQTFIRWKPTGLYNAMINPLINYNIKGAIWYQGESNTGKPQEYGDLLTTMILDWRNKWNQKDMPFFTVQLANFMEPKSQPVKSNWAELREQQRQVSLKVPNTGIAVIIDAGEWNDIHPLNKKTVGYRLALQALKVADKKNIIADGPIYQSMKVEGNKIVLSFKNGTDDFATVSELKGFAIKGKDGKYEWAKAKMEGNKIFVWNDTILNPISVRYDWADNPNGNLKNKTGLPASPFTTE